The following are encoded together in the Glycine max cultivar Williams 82 chromosome 8, Glycine_max_v4.0, whole genome shotgun sequence genome:
- the LOC100790136 gene encoding probable xyloglucan endotransglucosylase/hydrolase protein 28, which produces MEGSHMGLLLFFCSSMLFAAFAAASSRNLPIIPFDEGYAPLFGDSNLVIHRDGKSVHLSLDERTGSGFVSHDLYLHGYFSASIKLPSDYTAGVVVAFYMSNGDMFQNNHDEIDFEFLGNIRGKDWRIQTNVYGNGSTNIGREERYGLWFDPADDFHQYTIVWTDSQIIFYVDNVPIREVTRTESMGGDFPSKPMTLYATIWDASDWATNGGKYRVNYKYAPYVAEFSDLVLHGCAVDPIEQHVAKCDNAPQSSEATTTIPSSGVTPAQRIKMENFRKKHMTYSYCYDKVRYKVPPSECVISSQEAERLRRFDPVTFGSGRRHHGKRHRRSRGSQTEAAASF; this is translated from the exons ATGGAGGGGTCTCACATGGGGTTGTTGCTCTTCTTTTGTTCTTCCATGCTTTTTGCTGCCTTCGCTGCTGCCTCCTCCAGAAACTTGCCCATAATACCCTTTGATGAAGGCTACGCGCCCTTGTTTGGGGACAGCAACTTGGTCATCCATAGGGATGGCAAATCGGTTCATCTTTCACTCGATGAGAgaacag GTTCAGGATTTGTGTCGCATGATCTTTACCTTCACGGATATTTCAGCGCTTCTATTAAGTTGCCTTCTGACTACACTGCAGGAGTTGTGGTTGCCTTCTAT ATGTCAAATGGTGACATGTTCCAGAATAACCATGATGAAATCGACTTTGAGTTTTTGGGGAACATTAGAGGCAAAGACTGGAGGATTCAGACCAATGTTTATGGCAATGGTAGCACCAACATTGGCAGAGAGGAAAGATATGGTCTGTGGTTTGACCCTGCAGATGATTTCCATCAGTACACTATTGTCTGGACAGACTCTCAGATCAT ATTTTATGTGGACAATGTTCCTATTAGAGAAGTGACTCGAACAGAATCTATGGGAGGGGATTTCCCTTCTAAGCCAATGACTTTGTATGCAACAATATGGGATGCATCTGATTGGGCTACCAATGGGGGCAAATACAGGGTTAACTACAAGTATGCACCCTATGTTGCTGAATTCTCTGACCTTGTTCTGCACGGTTGTGCAGTGGATCCAATTGAGCAGCACGTGGCCAAGTGTGACAATGCTCCTCAAAGTTCTGAGGCAACTACAACAATTCCTTCTTCTGGTGTTACACCAGCACAAAGAATCAAAATGGAGAATTTCAGGAAGAAGCACATGACATACTCCTACTGCTATGACAAAGTCAGATACAAAGTCCCTCCTTCGGAGTGTGTCATCAGTTCCCAAGAAGCTGAGAGGCTGAGGAGGTTCGATCCCGTCACATTTGGAAGCGGCCGCCGTCACCATGGAAAACGACACCGTCGCAGCAGAGGAAGCCAGACAGAAGCCGCTGCTTCATTTTAA